One region of Lebetimonas natsushimae genomic DNA includes:
- the kdsB gene encoding 3-deoxy-manno-octulosonate cytidylyltransferase — translation MIIIPARLSSSRLPNKVILEIKNKPIIIWCAEAAKQVDDVVIATDSKEVIDICKKYGFDAVMTNKNHKSGSDRIKEAADKLGLKDDEIVINMQGDEPFLEPEILEKVKNKLNGLERDFKMVSCYKIISELEAEDPNLVKVVIDKNSDALYFSRSKIPYNRDNNPHQYKGHLGIYGFDKKSLDIFTKMKGKLEHIEKLEQLRVLENGEKIAMIEVKSKSFGIDTKEDLERARQMV, via the coding sequence ATGATTATAATTCCCGCAAGACTTTCCTCAAGCCGTCTTCCGAATAAAGTAATATTGGAAATTAAAAACAAACCAATCATAATCTGGTGTGCCGAAGCCGCAAAACAGGTTGACGATGTGGTAATTGCAACAGACTCAAAAGAAGTTATTGATATTTGTAAAAAATACGGATTTGATGCAGTAATGACTAATAAAAACCACAAAAGCGGAAGTGACAGAATAAAAGAGGCGGCAGACAAATTGGGCTTAAAAGATGACGAAATTGTTATAAATATGCAAGGAGACGAGCCTTTTTTAGAGCCTGAAATTTTAGAAAAAGTAAAAAATAAATTAAACGGCCTTGAGAGAGATTTTAAAATGGTAAGCTGTTACAAAATCATTAGTGAACTTGAAGCGGAAGACCCAAATTTGGTAAAAGTTGTAATAGATAAAAATTCAGACGCCCTTTATTTTTCACGCTCAAAAATCCCTTACAACAGGGATAATAATCCTCATCAGTATAAAGGACATCTCGGAATTTACGGATTTGATAAAAAAAGTCTTGACATATTCACCAAAATGAAAGGGAAACTTGAACACATTGAAAAACTTGAACAGTTAAGGGTTTTGGAAAACGGTGAAAAAATAGCAATGATTGAAGTTAAAAGTAAAAGCTTTGGAATAGATACAAAAGAAGATTTAGAAAGAGCGAGGCAGATGGTATGA
- a CDS encoding YkgJ family cysteine cluster protein, with the protein MDNGKLINKDGFDFKFNPDACKECEGNCCIGESGYIWVNPKEIEEIAKFLGIDKNIFIDRFLIKIDYKFSIKEKPYKNGFACIFFNEEKKGCDIYPVRPKQCRTYPFWDRYRDKKYLNELKKECPGVVFNEK; encoded by the coding sequence ATGGATAATGGAAAATTGATAAATAAAGACGGATTTGATTTTAAATTTAATCCTGATGCATGTAAAGAATGTGAGGGTAACTGCTGTATTGGCGAGAGTGGTTATATATGGGTAAATCCGAAAGAGATTGAAGAAATTGCTAAATTTTTGGGAATTGATAAAAATATTTTTATCGACAGATTTTTAATAAAAATAGATTATAAATTTTCAATTAAAGAAAAACCTTACAAAAACGGGTTTGCATGCATATTTTTTAACGAAGAAAAAAAAGGGTGCGATATTTATCCTGTAAGACCGAAACAGTGCAGAACATATCCTTTTTGGGACAGATACAGAGATAAAAAATATTTGAATGAATTAAAAAAAGAATGTCCGGGAGTTGTTTTTAATGAAAAATGA
- a CDS encoding 2-oxoacid:acceptor oxidoreductase family protein: MRKQLRFTGVGGQGVLLAGEILARSYVRAGKYGVQVGTYTSQVRGGPTKVDIILDDEPILYPYAVDGEIDFMLSVADKSYQLFKDGVKEGGIIVYEPNLVYPSDDDKARWKMFPIEVITIAKEQVGNVITQSVVALAIATRMNNLDKEMVYETMIQTVPPKAVEINKKAFELGYQEAEEVLAKYSS, encoded by the coding sequence ATGAGAAAACAATTAAGATTTACAGGAGTTGGAGGACAGGGTGTCCTTCTTGCCGGTGAAATTTTGGCAAGATCATACGTGAGAGCTGGAAAATACGGAGTGCAGGTCGGTACTTATACTTCTCAGGTTAGGGGTGGTCCTACTAAAGTTGATATTATTTTAGATGACGAGCCTATTCTTTATCCTTATGCGGTTGACGGTGAAATTGATTTTATGTTAAGTGTTGCTGATAAATCTTATCAATTATTTAAAGACGGTGTAAAAGAGGGCGGAATTATTGTATATGAACCAAACTTGGTTTATCCAAGTGATGATGACAAAGCAAGATGGAAAATGTTTCCTATTGAAGTAATTACTATTGCAAAAGAGCAGGTAGGAAACGTTATTACCCAATCAGTTGTAGCGCTTGCAATTGCAACAAGAATGAATAATCTTGATAAAGAAATGGTATATGAAACAATGATTCAAACCGTACCTCCAAAAGCAGTGGAAATTAATAAAAAAGCATTCGAACTTGGTTATCAAGAAGCTGAAGAAGTTTTAGCTAAATATTCTTCTTAA
- a CDS encoding tetratricopeptide repeat protein yields MKYIKFILVILLIFVGCSVKSPQIGKKVFEDEDKYIIKALVLENDNNLTAAADIYDFLYKKTDKPWYYDKKIEDLFFAKKYKKVLELTKDIKNLDEDSFKYRIFTLLELKQNEEAKKELLRYLNKKEPLFYELMSYILVKENKLNEAVNYLKSLYALNHNKNTLLALSDLLIKLKKYNEALAYLRTHLKIYGCEIDICKRLVEIYKETQDFENLAYIYSLMGEKDRKYILFALKLYIDMGEEKKAVKLINKYNLGDEYKLIVYETFKEYKKAANLLLKLYERSNNPNYLLKYCIYEFEAYKNKEAAREVIPKLRFLAKLYPDNDFINNFLGFLLIDFDINPKKGIEYVKKALIVKPDDPAYIDSLAWGYYKLHKCKIAWDIIKNIETDDEEINRHKKLIKRCLNDTSKNHKQNSTKFKKRKKH; encoded by the coding sequence ATGAAATATATAAAATTTATATTGGTAATATTACTGATTTTTGTCGGATGTAGTGTTAAATCTCCTCAAATTGGTAAAAAAGTTTTTGAAGATGAAGATAAATATATTATAAAAGCGTTGGTTTTGGAAAATGATAATAATTTAACCGCAGCAGCAGATATTTATGATTTTTTATATAAAAAAACAGATAAACCGTGGTATTATGATAAAAAAATTGAAGATCTGTTTTTTGCCAAAAAATATAAAAAGGTTTTGGAATTAACAAAAGATATTAAAAATCTGGATGAGGATTCTTTTAAATACAGAATTTTTACATTACTTGAACTTAAACAAAATGAAGAAGCTAAAAAAGAGCTTTTAAGGTATTTAAATAAGAAAGAGCCACTGTTTTATGAATTGATGTCTTATATTTTGGTAAAAGAAAATAAGTTAAATGAAGCGGTTAATTATTTAAAATCGCTTTATGCTTTAAATCATAATAAAAATACCCTTTTAGCTTTAAGTGATTTATTAATTAAATTAAAAAAATATAATGAAGCACTGGCTTATCTCAGGACTCATTTGAAAATATACGGATGCGAAATAGATATCTGCAAGAGACTTGTTGAAATATATAAAGAAACTCAGGATTTTGAAAATTTAGCTTACATATATTCTTTAATGGGAGAAAAAGACAGAAAGTATATTTTATTTGCTTTGAAGCTTTATATTGATATGGGGGAGGAGAAAAAGGCTGTTAAATTAATTAATAAATATAATCTGGGTGATGAATATAAACTGATAGTTTATGAAACATTTAAAGAATATAAAAAAGCGGCAAATCTGTTATTGAAATTATATGAAAGAAGCAATAATCCGAATTATCTTTTAAAATACTGTATTTATGAGTTTGAAGCATACAAAAATAAAGAGGCTGCACGTGAGGTTATTCCAAAGCTTAGATTTTTAGCAAAGCTCTATCCTGATAATGATTTTATAAATAATTTTTTGGGATTCCTTTTAATTGATTTTGATATAAATCCGAAAAAAGGTATAGAGTATGTAAAAAAAGCACTTATTGTAAAACCTGATGACCCTGCTTATATAGATTCACTGGCATGGGGGTATTATAAACTCCATAAATGTAAGATTGCATGGGATATAATAAAAAATATAGAAACTGATGATGAGGAAATAAACAGACACAAAAAACTTATCAAAAGGTGTTTAAATGATACTTCAAAAAATCATAAACAAAACTCAACAAAATTTAAAAAAAGAAAAAAGCATTGA
- a CDS encoding 2-oxoglutarate ferredoxin oxidoreductase subunit beta produces the protein MAFNYDYYLRTDKMPTLWCWGCGDGIIMKAVIRAMAKLGWDKNDVCVVSGIGCSGRFSSYIDANTVHTTHGRTLAYATGVKLANPDKHVIVVAGDGDGLAIGGNHTIHACRRNIDLNFILVDNFIYGLTNSQVSPTTPKGAWSVTTQYGNIDPTFDACELAKGAGATFVARESVAEAQKLERIFVKAFEHKGFSFVDVHSNCHVNFGRKNKLGQAKKNMDWIESNLIPKAKWDKLSDEEKYELKQQGKKPRGILYQKQEPEYCEEYYKLIERVRGK, from the coding sequence ATGGCATTTAATTACGATTATTATTTAAGAACAGATAAAATGCCGACACTTTGGTGTTGGGGATGTGGTGATGGTATTATTATGAAAGCCGTTATCAGAGCTATGGCAAAACTTGGTTGGGATAAAAATGATGTATGCGTAGTTAGCGGAATCGGATGTAGTGGAAGATTTTCTAGTTATATTGATGCAAACACTGTGCATACTACTCACGGTAGAACACTTGCATACGCAACAGGTGTAAAACTTGCAAATCCTGATAAACATGTAATCGTAGTTGCAGGTGATGGTGACGGGCTTGCAATCGGTGGTAATCATACTATTCATGCATGTAGAAGAAATATTGATTTAAATTTTATTTTGGTGGATAATTTTATTTACGGACTTACAAATTCACAGGTTTCACCTACAACTCCAAAAGGTGCATGGTCTGTAACAACTCAGTACGGGAATATAGATCCTACTTTTGATGCCTGTGAATTGGCCAAAGGTGCTGGAGCTACTTTTGTAGCAAGAGAGAGCGTGGCTGAAGCTCAAAAATTGGAAAGAATATTTGTTAAAGCATTTGAGCATAAAGGGTTCAGTTTTGTAGATGTTCATTCAAACTGCCATGTAAACTTCGGTAGAAAAAATAAATTAGGACAGGCTAAGAAAAATATGGATTGGATTGAAAGTAATTTAATTCCAAAAGCGAAATGGGATAAATTGAGTGATGAAGAAAAATATGAATTAAAACAACAGGGTAAAAAACCAAGGGGAATTTTATATCAAAAACAAGAACCTGAATATTGCGAAGAATATTATAAATTAATTGAAAGAGTAAGGGGCAAATAA
- a CDS encoding tRNA1(Val) (adenine(37)-N6)-methyltransferase has product MILYQPQNGYCYNSDTMFLYDFATKFNIKGDVLEVGGGCGVLGLLIKRDFPKINLTIVEKQKIMSEFILKNLKENNLEAEVINADFLEYKFNKKYDYIISNPPFYKGTLKSENEIIKTARYEEFLPMNKFFKKVNNLLKERGEFIFCYDAKRIDEIVLNLPKPLKITDIRFMHPRINKNATLVLIRAKRHARSMVSVCSPLIGFEGENYSAEASEIYKKADTKSMKI; this is encoded by the coding sequence TTGATATTATATCAGCCCCAAAACGGATATTGTTATAATTCTGACACTATGTTTTTGTATGATTTCGCAACAAAATTCAATATTAAAGGCGATGTTTTAGAAGTTGGCGGAGGGTGTGGAGTTTTAGGGCTTTTAATTAAAAGGGATTTTCCTAAAATAAATTTAACCATTGTTGAAAAACAAAAAATAATGAGCGAATTTATTTTAAAAAATTTAAAAGAAAACAATTTGGAAGCTGAGGTTATAAATGCGGATTTTTTAGAATATAAATTTAATAAAAAATATGACTATATAATCTCAAATCCCCCTTTTTATAAAGGAACGTTAAAAAGTGAAAATGAGATTATAAAAACGGCAAGATATGAGGAATTTTTACCAATGAATAAATTTTTTAAAAAAGTGAATAATCTGCTTAAAGAGAGAGGAGAATTTATTTTCTGCTATGATGCAAAAAGGATTGATGAAATTGTTTTAAATTTGCCCAAGCCTTTAAAAATAACGGATATAAGATTTATGCATCCGAGAATTAATAAAAATGCCACACTGGTATTGATAAGGGCTAAAAGGCATGCCAGGTCAATGGTTAGCGTTTGTTCTCCGTTAATTGGCTTTGAAGGCGAGAATTATTCAGCTGAAGCTTCTGAAATTTATAAAAAAGCAGATACAAAAAGCATGAAAATATAA
- the pdxA gene encoding 4-hydroxythreonine-4-phosphate dehydrogenase, with the protein MKVAVSIGDLNGIGLEIALKSHNKIKEWVEPVYCINKKMLEKGAKLLNYKIPDDFEIVEIEGEFEINPGKIDEKSGLYSYNSFLKAIDLAQKKKADAICTLPINKEAWAKAGIKYKGHTEVLRDIFKKDAIMMLGCEKLYVALFTEHIPLKEVPKKIKKEKLIQFFIDFYKSTHFEKVGVLGLNPHAGDGGVLGDEEIKEIMPAIIETNEILNQNIFYGPLVPDIAFKEKKGRFIAMYHDQGLAPLKALYFDESINVSLNLPILRTSVDHGTAFDIAYKRIADTKSYENAIKYIIKHKDIK; encoded by the coding sequence ATGAAAGTGGCGGTAAGTATCGGGGATTTAAATGGCATTGGGCTTGAAATTGCATTAAAAAGCCACAACAAAATAAAAGAATGGGTTGAGCCGGTTTACTGCATAAATAAAAAAATGCTTGAAAAAGGCGCAAAATTATTAAATTATAAAATCCCGGATGATTTTGAAATAGTAGAAATTGAAGGGGAATTTGAGATAAATCCGGGTAAGATTGATGAAAAAAGCGGTCTTTATTCATATAACAGTTTTTTAAAAGCAATAGATTTGGCACAAAAGAAAAAAGCCGATGCAATATGTACACTTCCTATTAACAAAGAAGCCTGGGCTAAAGCCGGAATTAAATACAAAGGTCATACGGAAGTTTTAAGGGATATTTTCAAAAAAGACGCAATTATGATGCTTGGATGTGAAAAACTTTATGTTGCACTTTTTACAGAGCATATTCCACTAAAAGAAGTGCCAAAAAAAATTAAAAAAGAAAAACTGATTCAGTTTTTTATAGATTTTTATAAATCGACGCATTTTGAAAAAGTGGGAGTTCTTGGACTTAATCCTCATGCGGGAGACGGAGGTGTTTTAGGAGATGAAGAGATAAAAGAGATAATGCCCGCAATTATTGAAACCAATGAAATATTAAATCAAAATATTTTTTACGGCCCTCTGGTACCCGATATTGCATTTAAAGAAAAAAAAGGCAGATTTATAGCAATGTATCACGATCAGGGACTTGCGCCTCTTAAAGCGCTATATTTTGACGAAAGCATAAATGTTTCACTAAATCTTCCGATTTTAAGAACATCAGTAGACCACGGAACGGCATTTGATATTGCCTATAAAAGAATAGCTGATACAAAAAGTTATGAAAACGCTATTAAATACATTATTAAACATAAAGATATTAAATAA
- a CDS encoding proton-conducting transporter membrane subunit, translating to MFDFNPFSMLFGFLILLGVIPNLFYMAGYLNHIERKFHFLLHYFTFIISMFGVVLSNNILVFLFFWELMSLSSWQLILTEPTPKNLKAARFYFFMTHFGFVFILFFFLLVSPDNLTMSFDYLKLNIQNFKYPTLLFLLMSLGFLSKAGAVPLHVWLPYAHPAAPSPVSALMSGVMLKVAIFAFLKFLFMFNYWPIEWGIIILIIGALSALIGVLYALSEHDIKALLANHSVENIGIILIGIGVGMIFNTLNLPIISAFAFIAAIYHTFNHMSFKSLLFMSAGSVLYETHTKNIEKYGGLIKNMPITAFSFLIAAISISALPPTNGFLSEWMIFQSMLSSGGINNIALKLAFPFSIFALALTGGLAIACFVKAFGISFLGLHRSENAKHAKEVNTLMQIGQILMAVVIISLMLFVPFIIKFINLSTPILNIYDKIFPNIWIMKSVNGNGGSISPLILVIALIVVTSVIYFIYKSLNIKERVYHTWACGYEVGATNQYSATGFAGPIRKFFTWLYRPKEHKITETLSGHKTKFSYSFYEVHVKPLFEESLYSGTVKLANIISYYVYKISHFEKTKYVALIFNLIILVLFSYRVFYHEISWGNIVLEITIIAIFTKILLLGDKK from the coding sequence ATGTTTGATTTTAACCCTTTTTCAATGTTGTTTGGTTTTTTAATATTACTAGGTGTAATTCCAAATCTATTTTATATGGCAGGATATCTAAACCATATAGAAAGAAAATTTCATTTTTTATTACACTATTTTACTTTCATTATTTCAATGTTTGGTGTGGTACTCAGTAACAATATTCTTGTATTTTTATTTTTTTGGGAACTCATGAGCCTCAGTTCATGGCAGCTTATTTTAACCGAACCGACTCCTAAAAATTTAAAAGCGGCAAGATTTTACTTTTTTATGACACATTTTGGTTTTGTATTTATTCTCTTCTTTTTCTTGTTGGTGTCACCGGACAATTTAACAATGTCTTTTGATTATTTGAAATTAAATATCCAAAATTTTAAATATCCTACATTATTATTTTTATTAATGTCACTTGGATTTTTAAGTAAAGCGGGAGCCGTTCCATTACACGTCTGGCTTCCATATGCTCACCCGGCAGCCCCGTCTCCGGTATCTGCATTAATGAGCGGAGTAATGCTAAAAGTTGCTATTTTTGCATTTTTAAAATTTCTTTTTATGTTTAACTACTGGCCGATTGAATGGGGAATAATAATTTTAATAATAGGCGCTTTAAGTGCTCTTATCGGTGTATTATATGCCCTCAGTGAACACGATATAAAAGCGCTTCTTGCAAACCATTCGGTTGAAAATATAGGTATTATATTAATAGGTATAGGTGTTGGGATGATATTTAACACCCTGAATTTACCGATTATCAGTGCTTTTGCATTTATTGCGGCAATTTATCACACATTTAACCATATGAGTTTTAAATCCCTTTTATTTATGAGTGCAGGAAGCGTACTTTACGAAACCCATACAAAAAATATTGAAAAATACGGAGGACTCATCAAAAATATGCCAATAACCGCATTCAGTTTTTTAATTGCGGCCATTTCAATTTCAGCCCTGCCACCTACAAACGGATTTTTAAGTGAATGGATGATATTTCAAAGTATGTTAAGCTCAGGCGGAATAAACAATATTGCCCTAAAACTTGCTTTTCCGTTTTCAATTTTTGCACTCGCCTTAACTGGCGGACTTGCAATCGCATGTTTTGTAAAAGCATTCGGTATTTCATTTTTAGGACTTCACAGAAGTGAAAATGCAAAACATGCAAAAGAGGTAAACACATTAATGCAAATCGGACAGATTTTAATGGCGGTAGTTATAATTTCTTTAATGTTGTTTGTACCGTTTATTATTAAATTTATAAATCTTTCAACACCTATTTTAAACATTTATGATAAAATTTTTCCTAATATCTGGATTATGAAAAGTGTAAACGGAAATGGAGGAAGCATTTCTCCTCTTATTTTAGTAATTGCCTTGATTGTTGTAACATCGGTTATTTACTTTATTTATAAATCACTGAATATAAAAGAAAGAGTTTATCACACATGGGCCTGCGGATATGAAGTCGGAGCTACAAACCAATACTCTGCAACAGGTTTCGCAGGACCTATTAGAAAATTCTTTACTTGGCTTTACAGACCTAAAGAACATAAAATCACAGAAACACTTTCAGGGCATAAAACCAAATTCAGTTATTCTTTTTACGAAGTTCATGTAAAACCGTTATTTGAAGAAAGTTTATATAGTGGCACTGTAAAACTAGCAAATATTATAAGTTATTATGTATATAAAATTTCACACTTTGAAAAAACAAAATATGTGGCACTTATTTTCAATCTCATTATTTTAGTATTATTCTCTTACAGGGTGTTTTATCACGAAATAAGCTGGGGGAATATAGTACTTGAAATAACTATAATAGCAATTTTCACTAAAATCCTTCTTTTAGGAGACAAAAAATGA
- a CDS encoding 4Fe-4S binding protein, protein MALNVDFKLKAPANTPVWVDEAKCKSCELCVDFCPTGVLEMVPDPHNILGQMVKVSHPEYCIGCRECELECPDFCIFVAERDEYKFKKLNEVKKLKGEK, encoded by the coding sequence ATGGCTTTAAATGTTGATTTTAAATTAAAAGCTCCAGCGAATACACCTGTATGGGTAGATGAAGCAAAATGTAAAAGTTGTGAATTATGTGTTGATTTTTGTCCAACCGGTGTTTTGGAAATGGTACCGGATCCTCATAATATTTTAGGTCAGATGGTTAAAGTATCTCATCCTGAATATTGTATCGGATGCAGGGAATGTGAACTTGAATGTCCTGATTTCTGTATTTTTGTAGCTGAAAGAGATGAATATAAATTTAAAAAGCTTAATGAAGTTAAGAAGTTAAAAGGAGAAAAATAA
- a CDS encoding 2-oxoglutarate synthase subunit alpha: protein MMREVVSTGNKLAALAAIDAGCRFFGGYPITPSSEIAHEMSRLLPKVGGVFIQMEDEIAGISVALGASMSGTKAMTNTSGPGISLKAEQIGLAFMAEVPLVITNVMRGGPSTGLPTRPAQQDILQALAPTHGDYQSIALCPGSLDECYTETVRAFNLAERFMTPVFVLLDETLGHMVGKAVLPPKDEVEKNIVNRRVYEGDPAEYEPYNVPADEPAILNPFFKGYRYHITGLHHGPTGFPTEDAKLSQELIDRLFNKILAHKDEIESYEEYMMDDADILVIAYGSVSLAAKEAIRQLREEGIKVGLFRPITLWPSPEEKIDEVCNKFDKVLVAEMNKGQYFKEIQRASGRKAETFETLFKANGRPISPAEFKAKIKEMV, encoded by the coding sequence ATAATGAGAGAAGTAGTTAGTACTGGAAATAAACTTGCAGCCTTGGCGGCAATAGATGCAGGGTGCAGATTTTTTGGCGGATATCCTATTACCCCTTCAAGTGAAATTGCACATGAAATGAGTAGATTACTTCCAAAAGTAGGAGGAGTGTTTATTCAGATGGAAGATGAAATCGCAGGTATTTCAGTGGCACTTGGTGCCAGTATGAGTGGTACTAAAGCGATGACAAACACATCAGGTCCAGGTATTTCACTTAAAGCAGAACAAATAGGGCTTGCATTTATGGCTGAGGTGCCTCTTGTAATTACAAACGTTATGAGAGGAGGTCCATCAACAGGACTTCCAACAAGACCTGCCCAGCAGGATATTCTTCAGGCACTTGCTCCGACTCATGGTGATTATCAGTCAATTGCGTTATGTCCTGGAAGTTTAGATGAGTGTTATACCGAAACAGTCAGAGCATTTAATCTGGCTGAGAGATTTATGACACCAGTGTTTGTGTTACTTGATGAAACACTTGGACATATGGTAGGAAAAGCTGTTTTACCTCCAAAAGATGAAGTTGAAAAAAATATAGTAAACAGAAGGGTATATGAAGGAGATCCTGCTGAATATGAACCTTACAATGTACCTGCGGATGAGCCTGCAATTTTAAATCCGTTCTTTAAAGGATACAGATATCACATTACCGGACTTCATCACGGACCTACGGGATTCCCGACTGAAGATGCTAAACTTTCACAAGAACTAATTGACAGATTGTTTAATAAAATCTTGGCTCATAAAGACGAAATAGAAAGTTATGAAGAATATATGATGGATGATGCAGATATTTTAGTAATTGCTTATGGAAGTGTATCTCTTGCAGCAAAAGAAGCTATTAGACAATTAAGAGAAGAAGGTATTAAAGTAGGACTCTTTAGACCAATTACATTATGGCCAAGCCCTGAAGAAAAAATAGATGAAGTATGTAATAAATTTGATAAAGTATTGGTGGCTGAAATGAATAAAGGTCAGTATTTTAAAGAAATTCAAAGAGCAAGCGGAAGAAAAGCGGAAACTTTTGAAACATTATTTAAAGCAAACGGAAGACCTATAAGTCCTGCAGAATTTAAAGCAAAAATAAAAGAAATGGTATAA
- a CDS encoding respiratory chain complex I subunit 1 family protein: MIINYFLTIIFIALISPFLTGLIKSIKMYLLFKKPLSPFQPYIDIAKLFKKEVIYSKETSIISRISPFLVISPLVIVLFLLPPIYSKSFYVSFMDAFTITGLMSLSTFFLMLLGLDSASSFGGIGSSREAFISALVEPAMVLTIFAISLMAGNISISKAAVSLSTHFPVIYSASFILAAISFFILLIAENGRIPVDNPETHLELTMVHEAMVLDVSGANLALIELASSLKFAIFATLFATLFLPFGENLCWCLAFIVFIIKLLFICLAVALVELNTAKLRLFKVPNLLAVSFVFGFLSLTTYYILGA, encoded by the coding sequence ATGATTATCAATTATTTTTTAACCATAATTTTTATAGCTTTAATTTCACCTTTTTTAACAGGTCTTATTAAATCAATAAAAATGTATTTATTATTTAAAAAACCTCTTTCACCTTTCCAACCGTATATTGATATTGCAAAATTATTCAAAAAAGAGGTAATTTATTCAAAAGAAACAAGCATTATCTCGAGAATATCACCTTTTTTGGTAATTTCACCTCTTGTAATAGTATTGTTCCTATTACCACCAATTTACTCTAAAAGTTTTTATGTTTCTTTTATGGACGCATTTACAATTACAGGGCTTATGAGTTTATCAACATTTTTTTTAATGCTTTTAGGACTTGACAGTGCCAGTAGTTTTGGAGGTATAGGTTCAAGCAGGGAGGCATTTATTTCAGCACTTGTTGAACCTGCAATGGTATTAACCATTTTTGCAATTTCACTTATGGCCGGAAATATTTCCATTTCAAAAGCAGCAGTATCTTTATCAACACATTTTCCAGTAATTTACAGTGCAAGTTTTATTTTAGCGGCTATAAGCTTTTTTATACTTTTAATAGCGGAAAACGGTCGTATTCCTGTTGATAACCCCGAAACCCACCTGGAACTTACAATGGTTCACGAAGCAATGGTTTTGGATGTGAGCGGCGCCAATCTTGCTTTAATTGAACTTGCCTCAAGTTTAAAATTTGCGATTTTTGCAACTTTGTTTGCAACTTTATTTTTACCTTTTGGAGAAAATTTATGCTGGTGTTTGGCATTTATAGTTTTTATAATAAAACTTCTTTTTATATGTTTGGCAGTTGCTTTAGTGGAACTAAACACAGCAAAGCTTAGACTTTTTAAAGTTCCAAACTTACTTGCTGTATCATTTGTATTCGGATTTCTTTCACTTACAACTTATTATATTTTAGGAGCATAA
- a CDS encoding 4-hydroxythreonine-4-phosphate dehydrogenase gives MIDYQKLIRFTHESFIKFIYASVMVKEMGARKLFEDIAMFKYRHMVWAMSDAKNENAKFNMDFSTDEIRKIKKENAVDLLEELINDLEENLRFYREYKTPTIERLKNDDEYFLNQIKKLDLDCKITSFNENKELPGVTLDENAKAALVFFLMEETFKEYELITIYSYLKVHSTNETANSAFTDLAYDSIYHLRRFAELASQMGVLTLPRPIPHDKYENIGIIEFLKENIEEEMDAEKQCLILAEKIGNEELKNFLLFISRQELYHAELLKKALDSIS, from the coding sequence ATGATTGATTACCAAAAACTGATAAGATTTACACATGAAAGTTTTATAAAATTTATTTACGCAAGCGTTATGGTAAAAGAAATGGGGGCTAGAAAGCTATTTGAAGATATTGCAATGTTTAAATACAGACATATGGTATGGGCTATGAGCGATGCAAAAAATGAGAATGCAAAATTCAATATGGATTTCAGCACAGATGAAATAAGAAAAATAAAAAAAGAAAATGCGGTAGATTTACTGGAAGAGCTTATTAATGATCTAGAAGAAAATTTAAGATTTTACAGGGAATATAAGACTCCTACAATCGAAAGACTTAAAAATGACGATGAATACTTTTTAAATCAGATTAAAAAACTTGACCTGGATTGTAAAATAACCTCATTTAATGAAAACAAAGAACTACCGGGAGTTACTCTTGATGAAAACGCAAAAGCGGCTCTTGTATTTTTCTTAATGGAAGAAACATTCAAAGAATATGAACTTATTACAATCTATTCATATTTAAAAGTTCACTCAACCAACGAAACAGCAAATTCCGCTTTCACAGATTTGGCATATGATTCAATATACCATTTAAGAAGATTTGCAGAACTTGCTTCTCAAATGGGAGTACTAACTCTTCCAAGACCGATACCTCACGATAAATATGAAAATATCGGTATCATAGAATTTTTAAAAGAAAACATTGAAGAAGAAATGGACGCTGAAAAACAATGTTTAATCTTAGCTGAAAAAATAGGAAATGAAGAACTTAAAAACTTTTTATTATTTATTTCACGCCAGGAATTATATCATGCAGAATTACTAAAAAAAGCTTTAGATTCTATCTCTTAA